The Stieleria maiorica genome includes the window TTGGGGACGCCCTTGCAGGACTTCAATCGAATTTTGCGTTGCCGAAATCTTGACCCGAGACTCGGGGTTCAAGGACGCGGAAAGGAGCACCAGTGGTTCGACCGCTTTGCGAATCTGGAGCGGGGATTTCGCGTCCGCCAGCGCGTCCAATATCGGAGCGACGACTTCGGGAGCTCCGAACCGACGCAGCACATTGGCAATCCGTTTCTTCGCGGCACGCCAGTCTTCGTCGCTGCTTCGAGCGCTCGCCAGTTGGCTGGGCAATTGTCGAAACATCTTGATGCCCTGTTGGATGTATCCGACCGCCTCTTGCCGCTGTGTGTCGTTCGCAAAGCGACCCCGCACCGAGATCTTGCCGGAGTGTTCCCGCATGCGTCGGATCCAGTACTGCGCCGCTTCCGGATTGAATCGTGGAGTACCATCGACTTGCACGTAGACCGGGCTGGTATGGGCGACGCCGGGTCCGGTGATCGCATTGAATTTCCCGAACCCGAAATCCGAGCGGCCATCCGATCGGTTGCTGCATCGCCCCACGATCCAGCGACTTTCTTGTGCCGGGATCTCAAGGTCAATCTCCGCGGTTGTTGCGTCGACGACCATTTCCGCGAGGACCTCTTCATTGGAAAGCACTTGAAAGGTGCCGACCCGGTCACGCGAGACGACTTTGGCCCGGATTCGCAGTCGCTGGGTGGGGCCGGCGTGGATCTGGTCTCCAATTTCCGCTTCGTTGACGGTCAGGAACAGCAGCGGTCCGGACGTCGTGAACGTTCTTCCGCGGCGAATCCCTTCGATCCAGCGGTCGTAGGAGAATTGCCCGTCGACTTTGACATAGGCGCGGGCGATTCCCAACGGACGTGCCGGATGATCGCTGCCGTTGGTCAAAGGAATTCGAAAGCCGCAATCCAGCAGACGATAGTAGAGTTCCGGCTCCATTTGATCCAGCGAATCGGACAGGTTGTGAATCACGTTGACTGGAACGTCTTTATTGCCACCCGTTCCATGTGCTTCGATGCTGATTCCGCCTTGCCCGCGACACGCATCGATCGCCGTGCGATTGATCGGGTAGTCCAGTGCGTCGGGGCCGGCAATGATCGATCCGGTGCCGATCGGTTGCACCAGCCAGTCAATGTTCAAGAAGCACAGGTGCCCGTACAGGTCTTCGTTGCGATACTCTTCACCCATCTGCAGGTGAAAGGAGGAGTCGCTGAATCCCTTGACCAGCCCCATCGCAGCCTGCGAGGGTTTGATGAACGCTTGATTCGCATAGCGTTGCAGCAAGGTCAGATTATTCGCGACGCGGAGGTCCTCGGCGCGCTGAACCATCGAAAGCAATTGCAGTGGTTCGTCGACGTTCCATGCGTTCGTCACCCAATGCACGTGCGTGTCACCGGAAATCCATCCGTCGGCGGCCATGTCGACCAAACGCTCACAGGACAGTTCCAGCTGTTTCGACTGGCCAGGTTTCAACATCACTTCGACCGTCCGCCGGCGGTGTTCGAATCCGCGTTCTACCGTGACAATCGTTTTTCCGGCCGGAACCGAAACCGTAAACGGGCCATCGCTGTAGACGAACGGCAAACGTTGTGATGTGCCGATCGGCGGGTAGATGATTGGTTTTTCTGTTAGCGTGGAGTTATCGGCATGTTCGCCGGCCAGGCGGCACACGCCATCACTGCACTGAACCGTGACTCGTCCGGCCACCGGACTTCCTTGTTCGGACAGTTCGATTTGGAAGGTTGCCGGAGCCGTCACTCGGACGGGAATCGAGACGTTGGAGACGACGTCCGGTTGTGATTCCAATTGAAGCGTCATCCGCTCCGGGGCTTCTGATTCTGGAGGGACTTTCAGCGAACTCAGGAACCAGGTTTCGGAGCCTGCCGCGACACGAGTGCTATCGGGTAGACCCGTTTCCGCAGGAACCAGTTGCGGACGAATGGCGGCAATTCGGACGGCGCGCCGCTGGTCCGATTGATTGATCACTCGGCAAAGCAATGGAGATTCCAGTCCACGGCTAAGCTGTAGCTGTTGCTGGGGATCGGCAAGTGTCGCTCCCTGGTCGGACAGGACGATCGTCACCGTTGGCAACAGCGACGCGAGTTGATTCATCGTCTGCTGCCGCAGTTGGCGAAGGCGTTCGATCTTGACCGCATTGGGATCGTCGTGGATGAATTGATGTTCCAGATAGGCTTGTCGAATCAAGTCGTCTTTCACTGTTGTCGGCCATTTGGCGACCAGCGAAGTCAACAGGTCGAAAGCGTGTCGTGCTTCCGTGACCGCTTGCGGGCTGGAAGACGGATTCGACGACGGCTGACTGGTTGCGAATCGGTCATCGTGATGCCCTTCGTGCGCATGGGACTGAATCCCAGCAGCCGCGACCAGTATCACCAGCACGCCGGCCCGGCAGCAGTCATTCATGACATTCGATCTTGTCATCGGTGGTGCTGTCATTTCGTCTCGTCGGATTGATTCCGCTGTTGGATTCGGTCGGCGAATTCGACCGCCGTATGGCTAAGCGTGAACGGCTCGCTATCCGGCCCCAAGCGATCGGGGAAACGGTACCAACCTTCCAGGATGTAGCGATCCGGGCGCCCGCCGTGACGATGGTACAGGTCCAGGTATTCAAGCGATCGTTTGGCGAAGGCTTCGTTTGACGTCGCGCCACCGTATTCGGAATTGACAATCAATTCGAACTTCAGTCCTGCCGAACGGACGATGTTTTCCAAATGCAGAATCCGCGGCAACCAATCGACGGCGGCGGGGTCTTTCACCGGTTCAGGCCACTTCGTGCCTTGCAAACTGAATTCGCCCGTCGCGAACTCGAAGGGATGGTCCACGCGGACGCCTTCCAGGGGCACGCCGGTTTCCTTGCAGCGTCGGATCAGAAGTTCGATTGCGGGGCGGAAGTCGCCCCAGTACATGCCCTTGGGACCGCTGCCCCAATAGGCAATCTCTCCATCCCAGCCCCAGTTGGGAAAGTTGGTCAAGGCGACAAAACGCACCTGGGGATGTGCTTCACGCCAGACCAGCATGTAGCGAATGATTTCGTCGACCGCCGGGCCGACGTCCGCCATTCCCTTGGATTCTCCGACGGGAGACGTACGTCCCAGGTCGGCCCCAGGATACAGCAAACGCCGAATCGGGCCGTCCAAGGCGATAACGTCGATCCCGTCGGCTGCGGTGATCAGGTTTTCCAGCTTTTTCATCTCGACGCGTGCTGTTTCGGCGCCGATGCCGGCCTGCACGACCATCCGCTCTCGTTCCCGGATGGGAGTCTCTGGCGAAGGTTCCAAGAACTGATCCGGAATCGCCACCCAATCAAAGTAGCCGCCGCTGACCCCAACTTCGATGCCTTCTTTTCGCAGCGATTTGCAAAAGTCGACCAGATTCTGTGGCGGGACCTTGTATGCGATCATGTTGATGTAGAACTCAATTCCATCAATCGCTCGGCTCGCCTGTTTCCAATCCTGCTGGGGATCTCCAAGGTTTTCCGGGTTGTAGTGTCCCAGCCAAAGTTCTGGCTTTTCCGCAAACGAAGTCACTGGGGACGCCACGCACAGGCAGCAAAAGGCAAGGATGTTTCGCATGGTTGCAAAGAGGTTCATTCTCCGATCTCGTTGTTGTTTCTGCTCGTTAGTAAGCTTTGTATCGAATGTCGCGCAAACGTTTCCCGGTTCTGACATCCGACAGACGGACGAAGCAGGCGGTCAGTCGTTGGGTGCCGACCCCCAGCGTGCAGCCGGGGTAGATGATGACAATCTTGTTTTCGCCTTCCTGCAGTTCGACAAGATTATCCGCGTTAACTTTCTGGCCATTGACCAAAACCGTTCTGACGCCGGGATGGCTGGTCAACACGGCGGCCTGACGCTTTTTGGGCGAATGGACGGTGCTGCGAAGGACATAACCCTGTGAACTCGCGTCCCAAGTGCCCATCGTCCGAACATATTCGGGGTTCAACCAATCGTGATTGACGTAACCATCGCGCGCTTTCGTCCGCCATGAAAACGACGATCCGGCCGACACCTCCCAGCTTTCTGCGGAAGGTAGTTGCTGAGCCATTGTGACGAGCCGTTCGACATCGAATTGGTCATTGGGGATCGGGCCAAGAATTGCAAAGCCGTCTTTGGGCAGTGATTCATCGGGCGTCTCTCCCGGACGCTGGCACGTCAAATGAATTCGCCCCGGTTGTCCATCAAGCAAGAAATCCATTTGGGCGGCAAAGTGTTCCTGGCCCCAGCGTTGGTCATGCTGTGGTGACAACTGCAACTCTTGGCTTAACGAAAGCGACTGAAGATCATTCCCTTGAGCGTGTTGGATGGGGGCCGTGACCTGGTACCCGATCGGGACGCGCCAGGCCACACGCAATCGATCCAATCGGTGGTTGCCTGCGCACTTGAGTGACAATTTCAGCGATTGATTCTGTGCATACAGCACGCCGTTGATCTGAGGAAAATCGGGATCCGGCTCCAGTTCGCTTTCGTTCGGCTGATTGTCTGGATTGGCGATGTGGCCGATTTTGGTTGGAAGTCGATCGTCGTTGGGGTGCCCCAAGTGAAACAGGCAGCGATCATCCAACTTGCGATCGGACATCACGACCTTCGCATCGTTGCAGTCAACGGAAAGAACTGTTTCGGCCCCGACACCGTTAATCGACAGCGTCAGCGGCGTGTCGTCGTTGACGGCCAGCACACTTGGACGCGTGACAGCGACGTGGACCGTGTTGCCCGATCGCCGCACTTGGATCAGCTTTGCGTCGCGGTACTGTCGCCGATACGATCCGTACTGGTTTTGATTGCAATGCCAGACGTCTTCCAGTCCAACCAACAGATCGAATCGTTTTCGCAACTCGTCGTACCCGTATTCGGACCGCTGTGTGCCGTACCAAGCGTGCATCGAATTGCTGATCATCGGATAGTGTTCGGTCAGCGTTTTATCGTTGTAAGCCCATTGGATGGCGGTCTGGAACGTTTCCAAGGTTTGGTTCTCCGGCGGCATGATCGGGCTAAGTTCATGCTGTAGGTCGATGTCGCTAAAGAAGCTGACGTATTCCGCAAGGTGGTAAAACCCGGCTCGTTCCAATGAATCCAGCGTCCGCAAGGTGACCGCTTTGTCTTCGGGGCCGGGACGGATGTCGACAAACGAGTAAGCGTAGGAAGTGACCGGGCGGTCCAGCATCGATTCCCATGCGATTCGGACTCCAGACATCTCTTGGAACATTCGGTGACTGTGAAAGTAGGTTACGAAGGGATGGGTCAGCGAGTGTCCACCGATACTGTTTCCGCCTTCCAACAGTTGCTTTGCGACGGGCAAGTAGTCGGCGGGACGATTCTCCGGCGAAAACTCACGGTCGTTCAGATAAAAGGTCCCGCGAATACCGTATTCCTGCATCAATTCGCGTGTCTTGACGTTGTCACTGGTCCAATTGTCATCCCAGCGACACGAGACGGCACGGTAGTGGCCGTCAAAGAGCGGTTCGATTTTGATCTCTGCCCGATCGGCGGACGCTTGATCTTGAAACTGAATGGTCACGATCTGCATTCGCTGATCCGAACCGTTTTCTTGTCCGGAACAGCGGATCGTAACCAGTGCCAGCAGTCCGACGCTGATCTTTCGTAAAATCGGATTCGATAAGTGAAACATAGGATCCATGATTACCGGGATGATGGTTCGAACGGGTTTCCGAAAGCATCCTCGCGTTGAAACACGCCACGATCGGCAGCTTGCGTCAACACGTCATAGCGATGGGGGCGGCGCCAGGCATTTCCCCACAGACTTCGCTCTCGGTAAAAACGTAGCGAGGCGAGATCGATGTCGGCGTAGTGCAGCCCTTGTGCTTCACCGGCTTTGACGATTTGGGTTCCCGCAGCGTCGAAGGCGACCGAGCAGCCGTTGTTCTGCGGCGCCGGATAGTTCGTCATGACCATCGCCGTGGAGTTTTCGTAGGCCCGCACTTGAAATTGAGCTAGACGTAGTGAGTCCAGCAGACAGGCGTTGGGGGTCAACACCACTTCTGCACCCGCAAGCATCAAGCTGCGAGCGCTTTCTGGGAACTCGCGATCAAAACAGATCATCGCTCCCACGCAAACGCTTCCGTGCTTTGTGTCCAGATCGACCACTTGCCATTCTGTACCGGGCGTCAACGCCGCTTCGAAAGCGAAATCGCACGTGTGCACCTTGCCATACGTCAATACAATTTCGCCGTGACGATCGATCAAACTGACGGCGTTGCGCGGGTGGGGGTGATACCGCTGCAAATAGGTTGCGGCGATCGCGAGATCCAATTCCTTTGCCAATTCCCGCAATCGGCCGACCCACGCTCCATCAACCGGTGTGGCCTGCTGACGCCATGCCGACACGGTCTGTTGATCAAAGTCGGTAAAGCCACGATAGCCGATGTTCCACATCTCGGGCATCAGCAAGATGTCGGATCCCCGATCCGCGGCCTGTCGACAGAACGATTCCGCGATTTGCAGATTTCGCTCTTGGTCATTACCGGCCGGGATCGCTTGCATCAACGCAACTCTTAGGAAGTTGGCTGACGCGGACGGATTCGATTTAGACTCCGTCGAGTGATTCTCGGGCCCGCCGGCCCGAATCATGGCTTGGCCGGCAACGAGGCCGCCTGTGGTACCCACAAGCTTTAAAAAATGACGTCGGTCGCTCATCGCGAGACGACTCCGTGTTGTTAGGGGAACTGTGCCGTCATCTCGATCGCCTGAGGAATCGCGTCAACGATCGAAACGACATGGCATGGGACGACGAAACCCGGCCTTTGCGACTATCGTTGGCCGGGCAACTTGGATTGGTTTTGCATCTGCGATTGAAAGTCCGCAAACGCTTGCTTTTTGGCTTTCAACATTTCTGGATCTGGTTGTTCAACAATTCGGTTTGAACCGTCATCGCATCCGATGGTGATCAAGATGAAAGCGAATGCGATGGCAAGAATGAACGGTTTTAGCATGGTGATCGGTTTGGAGATTGGAGACGGGTAGTCGTGAACATTTCCTACAGTGCTTCATCGATGACCTCGCGGGACGCTCGTGTTCCGAGTGCTCCCCACAGACCGTACGGACTTTGGCTGCCCGGGACGTTTGGCTGACTGATGACCGGCGCGTTGGGCGTGCCCGCTTCGATCGAGTCGGTGATGAACTTCACCGCACCGTCGCCCATCAAGATGTGGCATCCACCTTGGTGCTGGCTGCTGGGGCCGTAAACACCGGGGACAACCAACAAGTTCGGGCCGCAGAGTTCGCGGTTGGGAGGCAAGATGGTCATGACTTGTTGGACCGAAGGCAGATAGCTGGCCCACATCATTCCACGGGTCACGGGGTAGCCGGACACCAGAAACGGAGGAGGCGTTCCGCCGTCGCTACCGCGGGACCAGAACCTCGGCCGGTCGGGGCTGATCTGGCCGGTGTCGGAGCAGTGCATGGGATTCGCCTGCGGCATATTGCTGCCGATGGCGAAGTTGTCTTCGCCATTGCCCAACGAGACCGCACCACGAATGTCGCGGTCACCCAGCTCGGTCACGATTTCTCCCATCGCAATCGTGTTGGAAAGGCCGTCCAGAATGTCGCGGAATTTGGTAGCGCGACGGAATGCGAAGGTGCCCCGATCCGCTGCTCGCACAAAGGGCGCCATAAAGGAGTCAATGCCCGAGAGAGTCCAATTGCTCCAACCATGTGCCAGACCGGAGTGGCAGGAATCTCCCATGCACGCACCATAGTTGGTGCGACCTTGTGCAGGGGCACCGACGCCGGGGTCGCTGGGGCAACGCAGCGTTGGGATTTCGGTCATCCAAGGGATGTAGTCGAATTCATCCTGTGGCACCGGTCCCATGGGGTTCCACCGCCCGGAAACGGGAGGCGTGGTGATGAAGTCGGTGTTGGGGTTTGCGATCTGATCCCAAAGTGCTTGCTGCTCAAAAAACGGCAGCAAGCCGACCAGCATGCTCAGCCGTTGGTGCGATGCGCCTTCGATCGGCGTGGGATCGCCCCAGCCGCCGGCACCCGGCGCAAGGCCTGTTCCCGTACCGTGTGTCGGCAGTTGCATGTAGGCCGAGTGGTAGTTGTGGAGTGCTAAGCCAATTTGCTTGAAGTTGTTGCTGCAACTCATACGTCGGGCTGCTTCGCGGGCGGCTTGAACGGCGGGAAGCAACAACCCGACCAAGATGCCGATGATGGCAATCACGACCAGGAGTTCGACGAGGGTAAATCCGCGTGAATGCTTGCGGTACGACATGGAAGACTCCTACACATCAGGAATGTAAGCCTCCGCAGCCCTCGTCGAGAGGGAGAGGCCGTGAAACGAACAGGTGCTGGGGAAATAGCAGGGGGGATGATTGAAGGCGGGATGATCGTGCAAAGTCGATCACGGGTATTCGATCAGGTATCCGAACCAGTTCGCGGGACGCGCTTCCATCGCGCGCGTCTGCACACTCCATTGATTTTTCGTGTGGTCCCATCGCAGCAATCCAAAGACATCGCTGGTGGGCAAAAAGGGTTGGTGAATCTCGATGTCTCCGACGCCTTGACCGTTCACCCAGGTCAGTCCGTCTTGCTTTGATCCCGACAGGCCGATCATGTTTTCCGGGATGCCGCACACGCGAAGAATGTTGTCGACGATAAAGTCTGTCTCTTCCTGAGTCTCCAGAACAACGAGGTGCCCTTGCGAACCGTTGAAACTGGATTGGTCGGCACGTTGCTTGATGTCCTTCCAGTCGGTCGCCTGAAGCGAAAGCACGAGCCGGTAGGAGTGTCCGTTGCCGCCGACCTCTTTCGACCACTCGATCGGGTCCATGGCCATGCTACGTTGCTGAAGCGCATCGACCGATGGCTCGAATTCGACCAAAAACGCAGAGATCTTTTCGTGGATACTGTCGACACTCAAATCGTTCCACGCCCAGGGCTGGTGGTCGGCAAACGACGTGTACATGCCGTAGTCTTCACCGCCATGCCAATCCGCTTCCTGGTAATTGTCCGGCTGTTGCGAAGGGTAGGTGGCCCAATTCGAGTACCCCAATGGTTCACCGGTGACCCAACGGAAGTGGGACTCACGCAACACGTCGGTCAATCCAATCCAAATACCTCGCTGGGCAACGT containing:
- a CDS encoding CehA/McbA family metallohydrolase; its protein translation is MNDCCRAGVLVILVAAAGIQSHAHEGHHDDRFATSQPSSNPSSSPQAVTEARHAFDLLTSLVAKWPTTVKDDLIRQAYLEHQFIHDDPNAVKIERLRQLRQQTMNQLASLLPTVTIVLSDQGATLADPQQQLQLSRGLESPLLCRVINQSDQRRAVRIAAIRPQLVPAETGLPDSTRVAAGSETWFLSSLKVPPESEAPERMTLQLESQPDVVSNVSIPVRVTAPATFQIELSEQGSPVAGRVTVQCSDGVCRLAGEHADNSTLTEKPIIYPPIGTSQRLPFVYSDGPFTVSVPAGKTIVTVERGFEHRRRTVEVMLKPGQSKQLELSCERLVDMAADGWISGDTHVHWVTNAWNVDEPLQLLSMVQRAEDLRVANNLTLLQRYANQAFIKPSQAAMGLVKGFSDSSFHLQMGEEYRNEDLYGHLCFLNIDWLVQPIGTGSIIAGPDALDYPINRTAIDACRGQGGISIEAHGTGGNKDVPVNVIHNLSDSLDQMEPELYYRLLDCGFRIPLTNGSDHPARPLGIARAYVKVDGQFSYDRWIEGIRRGRTFTTSGPLLFLTVNEAEIGDQIHAGPTQRLRIRAKVVSRDRVGTFQVLSNEEVLAEMVVDATTAEIDLEIPAQESRWIVGRCSNRSDGRSDFGFGKFNAITGPGVAHTSPVYVQVDGTPRFNPEAAQYWIRRMREHSGKISVRGRFANDTQRQEAVGYIQQGIKMFRQLPSQLASARSSDEDWRAAKKRIANVLRRFGAPEVVAPILDALADAKSPLQIRKAVEPLVLLSASLNPESRVKISATQNSIEVLQGRPQRFLVSVENTAGSTAPLQIQAIDIASDPPAEATWCDVQIIDSPFTSAFLTGAQQEYKVVELLVREGGLKEVRLTANVGQGTQDLGFRATADLLIDSNPGTKATEESNE
- a CDS encoding polysaccharide deacetylase family protein produces the protein MFHLSNPILRKISVGLLALVTIRCSGQENGSDQRMQIVTIQFQDQASADRAEIKIEPLFDGHYRAVSCRWDDNWTSDNVKTRELMQEYGIRGTFYLNDREFSPENRPADYLPVAKQLLEGGNSIGGHSLTHPFVTYFHSHRMFQEMSGVRIAWESMLDRPVTSYAYSFVDIRPGPEDKAVTLRTLDSLERAGFYHLAEYVSFFSDIDLQHELSPIMPPENQTLETFQTAIQWAYNDKTLTEHYPMISNSMHAWYGTQRSEYGYDELRKRFDLLVGLEDVWHCNQNQYGSYRRQYRDAKLIQVRRSGNTVHVAVTRPSVLAVNDDTPLTLSINGVGAETVLSVDCNDAKVVMSDRKLDDRCLFHLGHPNDDRLPTKIGHIANPDNQPNESELEPDPDFPQINGVLYAQNQSLKLSLKCAGNHRLDRLRVAWRVPIGYQVTAPIQHAQGNDLQSLSLSQELQLSPQHDQRWGQEHFAAQMDFLLDGQPGRIHLTCQRPGETPDESLPKDGFAILGPIPNDQFDVERLVTMAQQLPSAESWEVSAGSSFSWRTKARDGYVNHDWLNPEYVRTMGTWDASSQGYVLRSTVHSPKKRQAAVLTSHPGVRTVLVNGQKVNADNLVELQEGENKIVIIYPGCTLGVGTQRLTACFVRLSDVRTGKRLRDIRYKAY
- a CDS encoding carbon-nitrogen hydrolase family protein, with product MQAIPAGNDQERNLQIAESFCRQAADRGSDILLMPEMWNIGYRGFTDFDQQTVSAWRQQATPVDGAWVGRLRELAKELDLAIAATYLQRYHPHPRNAVSLIDRHGEIVLTYGKVHTCDFAFEAALTPGTEWQVVDLDTKHGSVCVGAMICFDREFPESARSLMLAGAEVVLTPNACLLDSLRLAQFQVRAYENSTAMVMTNYPAPQNNGCSVAFDAAGTQIVKAGEAQGLHYADIDLASLRFYRERSLWGNAWRRPHRYDVLTQAADRGVFQREDAFGNPFEPSSR
- a CDS encoding DUF1559 domain-containing protein is translated as MSYRKHSRGFTLVELLVVIAIIGILVGLLLPAVQAAREAARRMSCSNNFKQIGLALHNYHSAYMQLPTHGTGTGLAPGAGGWGDPTPIEGASHQRLSMLVGLLPFFEQQALWDQIANPNTDFITTPPVSGRWNPMGPVPQDEFDYIPWMTEIPTLRCPSDPGVGAPAQGRTNYGACMGDSCHSGLAHGWSNWTLSGIDSFMAPFVRAADRGTFAFRRATKFRDILDGLSNTIAMGEIVTELGDRDIRGAVSLGNGEDNFAIGSNMPQANPMHCSDTGQISPDRPRFWSRGSDGGTPPPFLVSGYPVTRGMMWASYLPSVQQVMTILPPNRELCGPNLLVVPGVYGPSSQHQGGCHILMGDGAVKFITDSIEAGTPNAPVISQPNVPGSQSPYGLWGALGTRASREVIDEAL